The Mustela nigripes isolate SB6536 chromosome 4, MUSNIG.SB6536, whole genome shotgun sequence genome includes a window with the following:
- the ASAH2 gene encoding neutral ceramidase isoform X2, whose protein sequence is MRQHLQFMDHTLCPHISSSSEALLRPLLRIADRTPIGKNFGDVLQPAQPTYRVGEVAEVTFVGANPKNSAENQTHQTFLTVEKYEVTSASWQTVHNDASWETRFYWHKGLLGHSNATIQWHIPDTAQPGIYRIRYFGHSRKQEFLKPAVILPFESASSAFEVVTAW, encoded by the exons ATGAGGCAGCATCTACAATTTATGGACCACACACTCTGTCCGCATATATCCAGCTCTTCCGAGGCCTTGCTAAGGCCATTGCTACG TATTGCGGATAGAACACCGATAGGCAAAAATTTTGGGGATGTTCTGCAGCCCGCGCAACCTACATACAGAGTG GGAGAAGTTGCTGAAGTTACCTTTGTAGGCGCTAACCCGAAGAACTCAGCAGAAAACCAG ACCCATCAGACCTTCCTCACTGTTGAGAAGTATGAGGTCACCTCAGCATCATGGCAGACAGTGCATAACGACGCCTCCTGGGAGACTCG TTTCTATTGGCACAAGGGGCTGCTGGGTCACAGCAATGCCACGATACAATGGCACATTCCAGACACCGCCCAGCCTGGAATCTACAGAATAAGATACTTCGGACACAGTCGGAAGCAGGAATTTCTCAAGCCAGCGGTCATCCTTCCGTTTGAAAGTGCTTCCTCTGCCTTTGAAGTAGTAACTGCTTGGTGA